The Bacillus sp. B-jedd sequence CTGGTATGTAGTGTACGCATTCGAGGGTGGCCAGCTCATCGGTATGGGCCGGATTATATCCGACGGCGTCATTACCGGGGTGATTTGCGGCGTTGGCGTTCAGCCGGCCTATCAGTCGATGGGGATCGGCAAAGAAATCATGAACAGGTTAACAGAATATTGCGAGCAAAATCGCGTCATTCCACAGCTTATGTGTGTGGAGACATTAGAGTCTTATTACGAAAAGCTTGGCTTCGAAAAATTCTCGATTGGCATGAAAAAGGATATTGACAGGTAGGAAATCAACTCGCAGACGAAAAATTTTGGGCAGCTTCGAATACAGAAGCCGCCCTTTCTTTTGCAAAAATCTTATTTTAATATTTGCCTGACAATTCCTTTTCCGTTTTCAACCGAAACTTCGGCAAATGCTCCGTTAATGAAAGTCATTTGCGGCGGCATATGGCCACAGTCGATGTCATACACAACAGGCACTTCTAATTCAGAAAATAAATCCCCGTAGACATC is a genomic window containing:
- a CDS encoding GNAT family N-acetyltransferase; this translates as MQKKIVFTAEHPENFSHVLELYESLGWNSLNLSMDDLEKMCRQSWYVVYAFEGGQLIGMGRIISDGVITGVICGVGVQPAYQSMGIGKEIMNRLTEYCEQNRVIPQLMCVETLESYYEKLGFEKFSIGMKKDIDR